In Raphanus sativus cultivar WK10039 chromosome 5, ASM80110v3, whole genome shotgun sequence, the following proteins share a genomic window:
- the LOC108861345 gene encoding phosphoenolpyruvate carboxylase 3, which yields MAGRNIEKMASIDAQLRNLAPAKVSEDDKLIEYDALLLDRFLDILQDLHGEDLRETVQELYELSAEYEGNREPKKLEELGKVLTSLDAGDSIVISKAFSHMLNLANLAEEVQIAYRRRIKKLKKGDFVDESSAATESDIEETFKRLVTDLGKSPEEIFDALKNQTVDLVLTAHPTQSVRRSLLQKHGRIRDCLAQLYAKDITPDDKQELDESLQREIQAAFRTDEIRRTPPTPQDEMRAGMSYFHETIWNGVPKFLRRVDTALKNIGIDERVPYNAPLIQFSSWMGGDRDGNPRVTPEVTRDVCLLARMMAANLYYNQIENLMFELSMWRCTDEFKAKADEIHRNSRKDAAKHYIEFWKTIPPTEPYRVVLGDVRDRLYHTRERSRQLLSNGISDIPEEATFTNVEQFLEPLELCYRSLCSCGDRPIADGTLLDFLRQVSTFGLSLVRLDIRQESERHTDVLDAITKHLDGSSYRDWSEERRQEWLLAELSGKRPLFGPDLPKTEEIADVLDTFKVISELPSDCFGAYIISMATSPSDVLAVELLQRECHVKQPLRVVPLFEKLADLEAAPAAVSRLFSIDWYKNRINGKQEVMIGYSDSGKDAGRLSAAWELYKAQEELVKVAKKYGVKLTMFHGRGGTVGRGGGPTHLAILSQPPDTVNGSLRVTVQGEVIEQSFGEEHLCFRTLQRFTAATLEHGMNPPVSPKPEWRALLDAMAVVATEEYRSVVFQEPRFVEYFRLATPELEYGRMNIGSRPSKRKPSGGIESLRAIPWIFAWTQTRFHLPVWLGFGAAFKYAIKKDVRNLHMLQDMYKHWPFFRVTIDLIEMVFAKGDPGIAALYDKLLVSKDLWSFGEKLRTNFEETKNLILQTAGHKDLLEEDPYLKQRLRLRDSYITTLNVCQAYTLKRIRDTNYNVTVRPHISKEIMQSSKSAQELVKLNPTSEYAPGLEDTLILTMKGIAAGLQNTG from the exons ATGGCGGGTCGGAACATAGAGAAAATGGCATCAATTGATGCGCAGCTTCGCAACTTGGCTCCCGCTAAAGTGAGCGAAGACGATAAGCTTATCGAGTACGATGCACTCCTCCTCGATCGCTTCCTTGACATTCTCCAGGATCTTCACGGAGAGGATCTCCGTGAAACG GTTCAAGAGCTATACGAGCTTTCTGCTGAGTATGAAGGCAACCGTGAGCCTAAGAAGCTTGAGGAGCTAGGGAAAGTTCTCACTAGTTTGGACGCTGGTGACTCCATTGTTATCTCCAAGGCTTTCTCCCACATGCTTAACTTAGCCAACTTGGCCGAGGAGGTTCAGATCGCTTACCGCCGCAGGATCAAGAAGCTCAAGAAAGGTGATTTCGTTGACGAGAGCTCTGCAGCTACTGAGTCTGATATCGAAGAGACTTTCAAGAGGCTTGTCACTGATCTTGGCAAGTCTCCTGAAGAGATCTTTGATGCTTTGAAGAATCAGACTGTGGATTTGGTTTTGACTGCTCATCCTACTCAGTCTGTGCGTAGATCTTTGCTTCAGAAGCACGGCAG GATAAGAGACTGTCTTGCTCAGCTTTATGCTAAGGACATTACTCCTGATGACAAGCAGGAGCTTGATGAGTCTCTTCAGAGGGAGATTCAAGCTGCATTCCGTACAGATGAGATTAGAAGAACACCTCCAACACCTCAAGATGAGATGAGAGCTGGGATGAGCTATTTTCACGAGACAATATGGAACGGTGTCCCTAAGTTCCTTCGCCGTGTGGACACTGCTTTGAAAAACATCGGGATCGATGAACGTGTCCCTTACAATGCTCCACTGATTCAATTCTCTTCATGGATGGGCGGTGATCGTGATG GTAATCCAAGGGTCACACCTGAGGTCACTAGAGATGTGTGCTTGTTGGCTAGAATGATGGCTGCTAATCTCTACTATAACCAAATTGAGAATCTTATGTTTGAG TTGTCTATGTGGCGTTGCACTGATGAGTTCAAAGCCAAGGCTGATGAAATCCATAGGAACTCAAGGAAAGATGCTGCAAAGCATTACATAG AGTTTTGGAAAACAATTCCACCAACTGAGCCATATCGTGTGGTTCTTGGTGATGTGAGGGATAGACTCTATCACACACGTGAGCGCTCTCGTCAATTGCTCAGTAACGGAATCTCTGACATCCCTGAAGAAGCTACTTTCACCAATGTTGAACAG TTCTTGGAGCCCCTTGAACTCTGTTACCGATCACTATGTTCATGTGGTGACCGCCCAATAGCTGATGGAACCCTTCTTGATTTCTTGAGGCAAGTCTCTACCTTTGGACTCTCCCTTGTGAGGCTTGACATTAGGCAAGAGTCTGAACGTCACACCGATGTCTTGGATGCTATCACCAAGCACTTAGACGGTTCCTCTTATAGAGACTGGTCTGAAGAACGTCGGCAAGAATGGCTTCTAGCTGAACTAAGCGGCAAGCGTCCACTATTCGGACCTGATCTTCCTAAAACAGAAGAGATTGCTGACGTCCTGGACACCTTCAAAGTCATATCCGAACTGCCTTCAGATTGCTTTGGAGCTTACATTATCTCCATGGCAACTTCACCTAGTGATGTCCTTGCGGTTGAGCTTTTACAGCGCGAGTGCCACGTGAAACAGCCACTTAGAGTTGTTCCACTCTTTGAGAAGCTAGCTGATCTTGAAGCAGCTCCGGCCGCTGTTTCAAGACTCTTTTCAATAGACTGGTACAAAAACCGTATTAACGGTAAACAAGAGGTTATGATTGGTTACTCTGATTCAGGGAAAGACGCTGGGCGTCTCTCAGCTGCTTGGGAGCTATACAAAGCTCAAGAAGAGCTTGTTAAAGTTGCTAAGAAATATGGAGTGAAGCTAACCATGTTCCATGGCCGTGGTGGCACAGTTGGAAGAGGAGGTGGTCCCACCCATCTTGCTATATTGTCTCAGCCACCGGATACAGTTAATGGCTCGCTACGAGTGACGGTTCAAGGTGAAGTCATTGAGCAATCATTTGGAGAGGAACACTTGTGTTTTAGAACGCTTCAGCGTTTCACAGCTGCTACTCTTGAGCATGGAATGAACCCTCCTGTTTCACCAAAACCTGAGTGGCGTGCTTTGCTAGATGCAATGGCTGTTGTTGCTACTGAGGAGTATCGATCTGTGGTCTTCCAAGAACCTCGATTTGTCGAGTACTTCCGTCTT GCTACACCTGAGCTGGAGTATGGACGTATGAACATAGGAAGCAGACCTTCAAAGAGAAAGCCAAGCGGTGGGATCGAGTCTCTCCGTGCAATCCCATGGATCTTTGCTTGGACGCAAACAAGATTCCATCTTCCTGTATGGTTAGGATTCGGAGCAGCTTTCAAGTACGCAATCAAGAAGGATGTGAGGAACCTTCACATGCTGCAAGACATGTACAAACACTGGCCGTTTTTCCGAGTCACCATCGATCTTATTGAGATGGTGTTTGCTAAGGGAGACCCAGGGATCGCTGCATTGTACGACAAACTCCTTGTCTCAAAAGATCTATGGTCCTTTGGAGAGAAACTCAGAACCAACTTTGAAGAAACCAAGAACCTCATCCTCCAG ACTGCTGGACACAAAGACCTTCTTGAAGAAGACCCTTACTTGAAACAGAGGCTTAGGTTGCGTGACTCTTACATTACAACGCTTAACGTCTGTCAAGCCTACACGTTGAAGAGAATCCGTGACACAAACTACAATGTGACTGTGCGACCACATATTTCGAAAGAGATCATGCAGTCAAGTAAATCAGCACAAGAGCTTGTCAAGCTTAACCCAACGAGTGAGTACGCGCCTGGACTTGAGGACACGCTTATCTTAACCATGAAGGGTATTGCCGCTGGATTGCAAAACACCGGTTAA
- the LOC108838229 gene encoding probable beta-1,3-galactosyltransferase 13, which translates to MMPTSPRLKLFHARPTRRRPSTIVLTSLAIGLFGFLFGLSAIVFPGIRLSARTCLTNSPPKTVRVVWNVAGSSNNGNVGISISGVKRHKVMGFVGIQTGFGSAGRRRALRNTWMPSDPQALRRLEESTGLAIRFIIGKTKDESKMAELREEIAEFDDFILLDIEEEYSKLPYKTLAFFKAAYALYDSAFYVKADDDIYLRPDRLSLLLAKERSHSQTYLGCLKKGPVFTDPKLKWYEPLGDLLGQEYFLHAYGPIYALSADVVTSLVALKNNSFRMFSNEDVTIGAWMLAMNVNHENHKTLCEPQCSPSSIAVWDIPKCSGLCNPEKRMLELHKMESCSKSPTLPSEDE; encoded by the exons ATGATGCCAACTTCTCCGAGGCTGAAGCTCTTCCACGCGCGTCCAACGCGCCGACGACCGTCTACGATCGTCCTCACCTCTCTCGCGATCGGACTCTTCGGCTTCCTCTTCGGACTCTCCGCCATCGTATTCCCGGGCATCCGGCTATCCGCCCGGACCTGCCTCACCAACTCTCCTCCAAAAACTGTACGCGTCGTCTGGAACGTCGCCGGAAGTAGCAACAACGGCAATGTCGGCATCAGCATCAGCGGAGTGAAGAGGCACAAGGTGATGGGATTCGTCGGGATCCAAACCGGATTCGGTTCAGCTGGGAGGAGACGAGCGCTCAGGAACACGTGGATGCCCTCCGATCCACAAGCCCTTCGACG CTTGGAAGAGTCAACAGGATTAGCCATTAGGTTTATTATAGGCAAAACCAAAGACGAATCGAAAATGGCTGAGCTTAGAGAGGAGATCGCAGAGTTCGATGACTTCATACTGCTTGATATCGAGGAGGAGTACAGTAAGCTCCCATACAAAAC TTTGGCTTTCTTCAAAGCTGCGTATGCCTTGTATGATTCAGCCTTCTATGTCAAAGCTGATGATGATATTTATTTGAGGCCAG ATCGGTTGTCCTTGCTGTTGGCTAAAGAGCGGAGTCACTCTCAGACATATCTTGGTTGTCTGAAGAAAGGTCCTGTTTTCACAGATCCAAAGCTTAAATG GTATGAACCTTTGGGAGATTTGCTTGGTCAAGAGTACTTTCTTCATGCCTATGGCCCCATATACGCTCTTTCTGCAGATGTTGTCACCAGTTTGGTTGCCTTAAAGAACAACAG TTTCAGGATGTTTAGCAACGAGGACGTGACAATAGGTGCGTGGATGCTGGCGATGAACGTCAACCACGAGAACCACAAGACCCTTTGTGAACCACAGTGCTCACCTTCCTCCATTGCTGTTTGGGATATACCCAAATGCTCAG GGCTTTGTAACCCAGAGAAAAGGATGTTGGAACTTCACAAGATGGAGAGCTGCTCAAAGAGCCCAACTTTGCCATCGGAAGATGAGTAA
- the LOC108860457 gene encoding protein DJ-1 homolog A yields the protein MASSAKKVLIPIAHGTEPLEAVAMITVLRRSGAYVTVASVENQVGVDACHGIKMVADTLLSDITDSVFDLIMLPGGLPGGETLKNCKPLEKMVKKQDTDGRLNAAICCAPALALGTWGLLEGKKATCYPVFMEKLSATCATASESRVEIDGRIVTSRGPGTTIEFSLTLIEKLCGKQTAVDVSSILLPRPNPGEEFTFTELNQTSWTFKDTPHILVPIAEGSDEIETIAVVDILRRAKANVVIASVSNSLEVVGSHKANLVADLLLDEVLEKSFDLIMLPGGLNGASRLSRCEKLVNMLKKQAEANKPYGGICASPAYVFEPHGLLKRKKATTHPVVSNRLSDQSHVDFRVVVDGNLITSRAPGTAIECALTIVEKFYGREKALQLAKAILV from the exons ATGGCGTCATCTGCGAAGAAG gttttgattCCTATTGCTCATGGTACTGAGCCCCTAGAAGCGGTGGCGATGATCACCGTATTGCGACGTAGTGGTGCTTACGTGACGGTGGCTTCCGTTGAAAACCAGGTTGGAGTTGATGCTTGTCATGGAATCAAGATGGTCGCCGACACTCTCCTCTCTGACATTACCGACTCTGTTTTCGACCTTATCATGCTCCCC gGAGGGCTTCCCGGCGGCGAGACACTCAAAAACTGCAAACCTTTGGAGAAGATGGTAAAGAAACAAGACACAGATGGAAGACTTAACGCAGCTATCTGTTGTGCTCCTGCTTTGGCTCTTGGAACTTGGGGTTTACTAGAGGGCAAAAAA GCAACGTGTTACCCTGTTTTCATGGAGAAACTTTCAGCTACTTGTGCCACAGCTAGTGAGTCAAGAGTTGAGATAGATGGAAGGATCGTAACTAGTCGAGGACCAGGAACCACCATTGAGTTCTCTCTCACTCTTATTGAGAAGTTGTGTGGGAAACAAACAGCTGTTGATGTCTCTAGTATCTTG CTGCCTCGTCCTAACCCTGGTGAGGAGTTTACTTTCACCGAGCTTAACCAAACGAGCTGGACATTCAAAGATACTCCACAT ATTCTCGTTCCCATTGCAGAGGGATCAGATGAGATTGAAACTATAGCCGTGGTAGATATCCTGAGGAGGGCAAAAGCAAATGTAGTGATTGCTTCAGTTAGCAACAGTTTGGAAGTTGTAGGATCTCACAAAGCTAACCTAGTCGCAGATTTGCTTCTTGATGAGGTTTTAGAGAAGTCATTCGACCTGATTATGTTGCCT GGTGGTCTTAACGGTGCTTCAAGATTGTCACGCTGCGAGAAACTGGTGAACATGTTAAAGAAACAAGCTGAAGCAAACAAACCATATGGAGGTATCTGCGCGTCGCCAGCTTACGTCTTTGAGCCTCATGGTTTACTCAAG CGTAAGAAGGCGACTACACACCCAGTGGTGAGCAACAGACTTTCGGACCAGAGTCACGTTGATTTCAGGGTCGTTGTTGATGGGAATCTCATAACGAGCAGAGCTCCAGGGACTGCAATAGAGTGTGCGCTTACGATCGTTGAGAAGTTTTACGGGCGTGAGAAAGCACTTCAGCTCGCAAAGGCGATACTTGTTTAA